AGAGATAAATAGAGACACAACAAGAAATTGAAATCTGATGTTAAGAAAAGTGTAGGTGATCATGGTGGCGATGGAACAAAAACAGGAACATACAACGTATGATGAGAATCAGATACAAGTTTTAGAAGGTTTAGAGGCCGTTCGAAAAAGACCAGGAATGTATATTGGATCTACGACTGCAAAAGGTCTACATCACCTTGTCTGGGAAATTGTTGATAATAGTATTGATGAGGCGCTTGCGGGATATTGTACGGATATTGATGTTTCTATCGAAAAGGATAACAGTATTACAGTAAGAGATAATGGTCGTGGAATTCCTGTTGGTATCCATGAAAAAATGGGGCGTCCAGCAGTCGAAGTTATTATGACGGTTCTACATGCTGGAGGAAAATTCGGTGGCGGCGGTTATAAAGTATCTGGTGGATTACACGGGGTAGGTGCATCCGTGGTAAACGCCCTTTCAACTGAGTTAGAAGTGACTGTTCACCGAGATGGAAAAGTACATTATCAAAAGTTTGAGCGAGGCGTACCTTGTGAAGATTTAAAAGTCATTGGAGAAACCGAAATTACTGGAACAATTGTACACTTTAAGCCGGATCCTGAAATTTTCCAAGAAACGACGGTTTATGATTATGACACACTAGCCAATCGTCTAAGAGAATTAGCTTTCTTAAATCGTGGAATTAAAATTACGATCGCGGATAATCGTGAAGAGAATGGACGGAAAAATGAGTATCATTACGAAGGCGGAATTAAATCGTATGTTGAGCATTTAAACCGCACAAAAGAAGTATTGCATGAGGAACCGATTTATATCGAGGGTGAAAAAGATGGAATTACCGTTGAGGTTTCTCTTCAATACAATGACGGATATACAAGTAATATTTACTCATTTGCCAATAATATTCACACGTATGAAGGAGGAACCCATGAGTCCGGGTTCAAGACTGGCCTCACACGTGTCATTAATGACTATGCTCGAAAGAACGGCATTTTTAAAGAGAGCGATCAAAACTTAACAGGTGAGGACGTTCGCGAAGGGTTAACAGCGATTGTGTCTGTTAAACACCCAGACCCGCAATTTGAGGGACAGACAAAAACGAAACTTGGAAACTCTGAGGCCCGTCAAATTACGGATTCCGTTTTCTCGGAAGCCTTTGAAACTTTCTTGTTGGAAAATCCGCAAGAAGCGAAGAAAATCGTCGAAAAAGGATTAATGGCAGCTCGTGCACGTTTAGCTGCGAAGAAGGCTCGAGAACTTACAAGACGTAAGAGTGCACTTGAGATTTCGAATTTACCTGGTAAACTAGCCGATTGCTCATCAAAGGATCCGTCTATTTCTGAATTATATGTGGTAGAGGGAGACTCAGCAGGTGGATCCGCTAAGCAAGGTCGTGACCGCCATTTCCAAGCAATTTTACCTTTGAGAGGTAAAATCATAAACGTTGAAAAAGCCCGTTTAGATAAAATTTTATCCAACAACGAGGTTCGTTCAATTATTACTGCTTTAGGTACAGGAATTGGTGAAGACTTTGATATTTCAAAAGCTCGATATCATAAAATTGTTATTATGACCGATGCTGATGTTGATGGCGCTCATATCCGTACCCTTCTTCTAACGTTCTTCTATCGATACATGAGAGAGATTATCGAAAGCGGGTATGTGTACATTGCTCAGCCACCTTTATACAAAATTCAGCAAGGAAAGCGTATAGAGTACGCATACAATGACCGTCAGCTGGATGAAATTTTAAATCAATTACCAGAACAGCCAAAGCCAGGAATTCAACGGTATAAAGGACTTGGAGAAATGAATCCTGAGCAGTTATGGGAAACGACAATGGATCCTGAAACGCGTACGCTTCTTCAAGTCACATTGGAAGATGCGATTGAAGCGGACGAAACGTTTGAAATTTTAATGGGTGATAAAGTTGAACCGCGCCGTCATTTTATCGAGGAAAATGCGCGGTATGTAAAAAATCTTGATATTTAATGGAGAGGCAGATTGAATCTGCCTTTCCCATTTTCATTTCATACAAGCTAACAGATAAAAAGAAACGATACCCTCCCCTTGGAGAGAGATCGAATGAAATGTATTGGGAGGTTCTAGACGATGTCAGAAAACAAAAAGCCTCAAGTTCGTGAAGTGAATATTAGCCAAGAAATGCGATCATCTTTCTTAGATTATGCGATGAGCGTTATCGTATCTCGTGCTTTACCTGATGTTCGAGATGGGTTAAAGCCTGTACATAGAAGGATTCTATATGCCATGCATGATTTAGGAATGACAAGCGATAAGCCTTACAAAAAGTCGGCTCGTATTGTCGGTGACGTCATCGGTAAATACCATCCTCACGGTGATTCTGCTGTTTACGATACAATGGTACGTATGGCGCAAGACTTTAACTATCGCTACATGCTTGTAGACGGACACGGAAACTTCGGTTCAGTAGATGGAGACGCAGCAGCAGCAATGCGTTATACTGAAGCTCGCATGTCCAAGATTTCAATGGAATTACTTCGTGACATTAACAAGGACACGATTGATTACCAAGATAACTATGATGGATCTGAGAAAGAGCCTGTTGTCCTACCGGCTCGCTTTCCGAATTTGCTTGTGAATGGAGCGTCAGGAATTGCGGTAGGTATGGCGACAAACATTCCTCCGCATCAATTAGGCGAGGTCATTGACGGGGTTTTAGCTCTTAGTCAAGAGCCTGATTTGACGATTGCAGAACTTATGGAAATCATTCCGGGCCCAGACTTCCCGACTGCCGGACAAATTATTGGTAGAAGCGGCATTCGCAAAGCTTATGAGACAGGTAGAGGAAGCATCACAGTTCGAGCAAAAGTGGAAATTGAAGAAAAAGCTAATGGTAAACAATCGATTATTGTAACAGAGCTTCCATTCCAAGTGAACAAAGCAAAGCTTATTGAAAAAATTGCAGACCTTGTTCGCGACAAGAAAATTGAAGGAATTACAGATTTACGCGATGAATCAGACCGAAACGGCTTACGAATCGTGATTGAACTTAGAAAAGATGCTAACGCTAATGTCTTACTCAACAATCTATACAAACAAACAGCGTTACAAACATCATTTGGTATTAACATGTTAGCTCTCGTAAACGGGGAGCCGAAAGTATTAAACTTAAAGCAAGTATTACTACACTATTTAGACCATCAAAAAGTTGTGATTCGTCGTCGTACACAATTTGAACTGAAGAAAGCGGAAGCGCGTGCGCATATTTTAGAAGGCTTACGGATTGCATTAGATCACTTAGATGAAGTGATTAACTTAATTCGTAGCTCACAAACGACAGATATTGCTCGTCAAGGTTTAATGGATAAATTCTCGTTATCTGAGAAGCAAGCTCAAGCGATTTTAGACATGCGTCTCCAACGCTTAACAGGGTTAGAGCGGGAAAAAATCGAAGGAGAATATCAGGAGCTAATTAAATTAATTGCTGAGTTAAAAGCGATTTTAGCAAGTGAAGAAAAAGTGTTAGAAATTATTCGCGAAGAATTAACTGAGATTAAAGAACGCTTCAATGATGAGCGCCGTACAGAAATTATTGTTTCAGGCGTGGAATCAATAGAAGATGAAGACTTAATCCCACAAGAGAATATCGTCATTACGCTCACTCATAACGGATACATTAAACGTCTACCGGTATCTACATACCGTAGCCAAAAGCGTGGCGGAAGAGGTATTCAAGGAATGGGTACGAATGAAGATGATTTTGTAGAACATTTACTAACGACAAGTACGCATGATACAATCCTATTCTTTACGAATAAAGGAAAGGTATACCGTGCTAAAGGGTATGAAATCCCTGAGTTCGGACGTACTGCAAAAGGAATTCCAATCGTAAATTTACTCGAGATTGACCGAGATGAGTGGATTAACACGATTATTCCAATTCAAGAATTTGCGGATGATTGGTATCTATTCTTCACAACAAAAGATGGTATTTGTAAACGATCGCCTCTTTCTCAATTTGCTAACATTCGTACGAGTGGGTTAATTGCCCTTACCCTTCGTGACGAAGACGAATTAATTTCTGTCCATTTAACAGATGGAACGAAAGATGTTGTAATCGGAACGAAAAAAGGAATGTTAATTCGTTTCCCAGAGACAGACGTCAGATCGATGGGACGTACAGCGGCAGGAGTGAAGGGAATTAGCCTGGATGACGAAGATCATGTCGTAGGTATGGAAGTTCTAGAAGAGAATGTTGATGTCTTAATTGTTACAGAAAACGGATACGGAAAACGAACAAACGAACAAGAATACCGAATTCAAAGTCGGGGCGGAAAAGGATTAAAGACATGTAACATTACAGAGAAAAACGGTTTCGTTGTTGCTGTAAAGGCAGTAACAGGAGAAGAGGACTTAATGCTTGTTACGGCAACTGGAGTAATCATCCGAATGGACGTCAATGATATCTCTACGATGGGGCGTAATACGGTTGGGGTAAAATTAATCAAACTAGGAGAAGACGAATTTGTTTCCACAGTTGCTTTAGTAGACAAAGATGATAGTGAATCGGAAGAAGAGGAAACAGAGGAAATAGAATCTTAATATACATTTCAACAACCAACGTGATGTTGGTTGTTTTTTTATTGTTATAGAAAGTTTAAGTTCAATAAAGTGTTAAAGTGTTCTCTTTACCGTTTTTTTGGTGTCTAGCTCCAAGCGTCATCAGCTCGGGTCGCTTCGGCCCTGCTGTGGCGACGGAAGCATCCTCGCAGGTCCTCCATCGCCCTTCGCCTAAGGACTTGCGCTTTGCGCTTTTTCTGTGAAAATAAAAATTACCTATGAGCTGAATGATCGATCCTGATAGGTAGATGGTAGAAAGAAAAAAACCCGGGGAGAATAAATTTTCATGTCCGGGGTGTGAGTGTAAAATCATGTGTGTTCTTATGTGGAAAGGGCGAACCAAACTAAAAGCGAGTCTATTGTAAATATGTAAAAAAACGTAAAAAGTCATTCTTTTTTCCTATGCAATCTTTTATACTAAAAGGAGTGGGAGGGAAAAAGGATGAAAGTAAAGGTCGGATTGCTACGAGAAGGCTTTATACTTGATGATGATGTTTATTCGCTTTCTAATAAACCAATTTTGAGAAAAAATACAAAGTTAAATGCAAAACATATTGAAGTGATAAAGGCATTTTTAATTAAGGAAGTTAACATTAAAAAAGAA
This genomic window from Bacillus kexueae contains:
- the gyrA gene encoding DNA gyrase subunit A, translated to MSENKKPQVREVNISQEMRSSFLDYAMSVIVSRALPDVRDGLKPVHRRILYAMHDLGMTSDKPYKKSARIVGDVIGKYHPHGDSAVYDTMVRMAQDFNYRYMLVDGHGNFGSVDGDAAAAMRYTEARMSKISMELLRDINKDTIDYQDNYDGSEKEPVVLPARFPNLLVNGASGIAVGMATNIPPHQLGEVIDGVLALSQEPDLTIAELMEIIPGPDFPTAGQIIGRSGIRKAYETGRGSITVRAKVEIEEKANGKQSIIVTELPFQVNKAKLIEKIADLVRDKKIEGITDLRDESDRNGLRIVIELRKDANANVLLNNLYKQTALQTSFGINMLALVNGEPKVLNLKQVLLHYLDHQKVVIRRRTQFELKKAEARAHILEGLRIALDHLDEVINLIRSSQTTDIARQGLMDKFSLSEKQAQAILDMRLQRLTGLEREKIEGEYQELIKLIAELKAILASEEKVLEIIREELTEIKERFNDERRTEIIVSGVESIEDEDLIPQENIVITLTHNGYIKRLPVSTYRSQKRGGRGIQGMGTNEDDFVEHLLTTSTHDTILFFTNKGKVYRAKGYEIPEFGRTAKGIPIVNLLEIDRDEWINTIIPIQEFADDWYLFFTTKDGICKRSPLSQFANIRTSGLIALTLRDEDELISVHLTDGTKDVVIGTKKGMLIRFPETDVRSMGRTAAGVKGISLDDEDHVVGMEVLEENVDVLIVTENGYGKRTNEQEYRIQSRGGKGLKTCNITEKNGFVVAVKAVTGEEDLMLVTATGVIIRMDVNDISTMGRNTVGVKLIKLGEDEFVSTVALVDKDDSESEEEETEEIES
- the gyrB gene encoding DNA topoisomerase (ATP-hydrolyzing) subunit B — its product is MEQKQEHTTYDENQIQVLEGLEAVRKRPGMYIGSTTAKGLHHLVWEIVDNSIDEALAGYCTDIDVSIEKDNSITVRDNGRGIPVGIHEKMGRPAVEVIMTVLHAGGKFGGGGYKVSGGLHGVGASVVNALSTELEVTVHRDGKVHYQKFERGVPCEDLKVIGETEITGTIVHFKPDPEIFQETTVYDYDTLANRLRELAFLNRGIKITIADNREENGRKNEYHYEGGIKSYVEHLNRTKEVLHEEPIYIEGEKDGITVEVSLQYNDGYTSNIYSFANNIHTYEGGTHESGFKTGLTRVINDYARKNGIFKESDQNLTGEDVREGLTAIVSVKHPDPQFEGQTKTKLGNSEARQITDSVFSEAFETFLLENPQEAKKIVEKGLMAARARLAAKKARELTRRKSALEISNLPGKLADCSSKDPSISELYVVEGDSAGGSAKQGRDRHFQAILPLRGKIINVEKARLDKILSNNEVRSIITALGTGIGEDFDISKARYHKIVIMTDADVDGAHIRTLLLTFFYRYMREIIESGYVYIAQPPLYKIQQGKRIEYAYNDRQLDEILNQLPEQPKPGIQRYKGLGEMNPEQLWETTMDPETRTLLQVTLEDAIEADETFEILMGDKVEPRRHFIEENARYVKNLDI